A stretch of the uncultured Desulfobacter sp. genome encodes the following:
- a CDS encoding Hsp20/alpha crystallin family protein, with amino-acid sequence MFTRISDIDRLLGTMNLLQKKLNGLYGDYGRPSGYRWELESAAPKTNLYEHGDNFEIRAEVPGLEKEDLNVKIQGNYLEISGERRSDAPEEYKTHKTERGVGSFSRSFTLPADVDSTKVEATLKNGVLYLKLPKHEAAKPKKISIN; translated from the coding sequence ATGTTTACAAGAATTAGTGATATCGACAGATTGTTGGGGACCATGAATCTTCTTCAAAAAAAGTTAAACGGACTTTATGGCGATTATGGAAGACCATCTGGTTACAGATGGGAATTGGAATCTGCTGCTCCCAAGACAAATTTGTACGAACATGGCGATAATTTTGAAATTAGGGCTGAAGTGCCAGGGCTCGAAAAGGAAGACTTGAATGTAAAAATTCAGGGAAACTATCTTGAAATCAGTGGCGAAAGAAGATCCGATGCTCCTGAAGAGTATAAAACCCATAAAACTGAAAGAGGGGTTGGATCTTTTTCCAGAAGCTTCACGCTACCTGCAGATGTTGATTCAACGAAAGTTGAAGCGACGCTTAAAAACGGTGTTCTTTATCTTAAACTTCCGAAGCATGAGGCCGCAAAACCCAAGAAAATAAGCATCAATTAA
- the tnpA gene encoding IS200/IS605 family transposase: MDYRQNSHTKYKIEYHFVWVTKYRYHVLQGDVALRVRELVRQTCERFEIHILRGVVSKDHVHILCSAPPNISPSDIMRRVKGRVSRKIFEEFPHLKKRYWGKHFWARGYFCITSGELTKDMIQEYLEHHFEKDPNDHFDIE; the protein is encoded by the coding sequence ATGGACTATCGGCAAAACAGTCATACAAAGTACAAAATAGAATATCATTTTGTTTGGGTGACGAAGTACCGATACCACGTATTGCAAGGGGATGTTGCTTTGCGAGTGAGAGAACTCGTCCGACAAACCTGTGAGAGGTTTGAAATTCACATTTTGCGTGGTGTTGTCAGCAAGGATCATGTTCACATTCTGTGTTCGGCACCACCAAATATTTCCCCGTCTGATATCATGCGCAGAGTTAAGGGGCGTGTGTCTCGGAAAATTTTTGAGGAGTTTCCACATTTGAAAAAGCGATATTGGGGTAAACATTTTTGGGCTCGGGGGTATTTTTGCATAACCTCTGGAGAACTGACAAAAGATATGATTCAAGAGTATCTTGAACATCATTTTGAAAAAGACCCTAATGATCATTTTGATATTGAGTAG
- a CDS encoding DnaJ domain-containing protein, with protein sequence MPKDYYLVLGITSDATLDDIKEAYRRLAKEFHPDHYGDNHSPFLAVQEAYSILSDPIKRQTHDLEVLSQKKTLRPKCWENIRSGPRKQIEPLISEQAQPMDLGTASLSRSFHTYRPSFDELFDRIFSNFH encoded by the coding sequence ATGCCCAAAGACTATTACCTTGTTTTAGGAATTACTTCAGATGCAACACTTGATGATATCAAAGAAGCATACAGACGGCTTGCAAAAGAGTTTCATCCAGACCATTATGGGGATAACCATTCTCCGTTTCTTGCAGTTCAAGAGGCATATTCGATACTCTCAGATCCAATTAAACGACAGACACACGATCTTGAGGTCCTAAGTCAAAAAAAAACGTTGAGGCCCAAGTGCTGGGAAAACATTCGTTCCGGCCCAAGAAAACAAATTGAACCTCTCATATCTGAACAGGCACAACCGATGGATTTGGGAACTGCAAGTCTCTCACGGTCTTTTCATACTTATAGACCATCATTTGATGAATTGTTTGACAGGATATTTAGCAATTTTCATTAG
- a CDS encoding metallophosphoesterase translates to MKKILCLIIILCFGAGIANAGMVAKFGIITDVHHTTKTDSLSRRYSAGYEKMQFFVKQMQGKADFIIELGDLIDTLNPEVDKDSVENFQEIESVFTSFNGPHYHVLGNHEFDNMTREDFLANWDNTGIDKSKTYYSFDSNGIHCIVLDADYTVAEPHRPYTMNTPEDTFWNWKDTWVPQEELDWLEADLAASDLPTLVFTHQVVHRDKLDGVTEDHTIKNADVIRGILEADGQVVAVFSGHDHRGETAVRNGIHYFVLEGNVGMSLDWPYVSPTEGYDSKTDNPFTFVEIREKGKYKEFNGMKTYEIILTGNAQQYSFEDQIVIGKP, encoded by the coding sequence ATGAAAAAAATATTATGTTTAATTATTATATTATGTTTTGGGGCAGGTATTGCCAATGCCGGGATGGTGGCGAAATTCGGGATCATCACGGATGTTCACCACACCACGAAAACTGATAGTCTGTCACGAAGATATTCTGCAGGGTATGAAAAGATGCAGTTCTTTGTGAAACAAATGCAGGGAAAAGCTGACTTTATCATTGAACTTGGTGATCTGATCGATACGTTGAATCCTGAAGTTGATAAGGATTCTGTTGAAAATTTTCAGGAAATCGAGAGTGTTTTTACAAGCTTCAATGGCCCTCATTATCATGTTCTGGGCAACCATGAGTTTGATAACATGACACGAGAAGATTTTCTGGCGAACTGGGACAATACCGGGATTGACAAGAGCAAAACCTATTATTCCTTTGATTCAAACGGCATTCACTGCATCGTTTTGGACGCTGATTACACAGTGGCTGAGCCGCACCGACCCTATACGATGAATACGCCTGAGGATACTTTCTGGAACTGGAAAGACACATGGGTGCCCCAGGAAGAATTGGATTGGCTTGAAGCAGATTTGGCAGCAAGTGATTTGCCAACCTTAGTGTTCACCCACCAGGTGGTGCATCGCGACAAATTGGACGGCGTTACCGAAGATCATACAATCAAAAATGCCGATGTGATTCGAGGAATCCTTGAAGCTGACGGACAGGTGGTAGCGGTTTTTTCAGGCCATGATCATCGTGGTGAAACAGCGGTCCGTAACGGTATTCATTACTTTGTCCTGGAAGGAAATGTCGGTATGAGCCTTGATTGGCCCTATGTGAGCCCGACCGAAGGATATGATTCTAAAACGGATAATCCGTTTACCTTTGTTGAGATCAGAGAAAAAGGTAAATACAAAGAATTCAACGGAATGAAAACCTATGAAATAATACTGACTGGCAACGCTCAGCAGTATTCATTCGAAGATCAAATCGTGATTGGGAAACCATAG
- a CDS encoding YaiI/YqxD family protein, whose translation MKIWVDADACPAVIKNILFKAAQWTRVQLTLVANQPMHIPRLTWVTLLQVASGFDVADNEIVKRLEIGDLVITSDIPLAAQVLEKSGYALSPRGELYSLDSIRGSLHMREFKESLRACGVDTGGPPPLTAKNRNAFAGHLDKLLSKRNET comes from the coding sequence ATGAAAATATGGGTCGATGCAGATGCGTGCCCTGCAGTAATTAAAAATATTTTATTTAAAGCTGCCCAGTGGACAAGGGTACAATTGACACTGGTTGCAAATCAGCCTATGCACATTCCACGGTTGACGTGGGTAACGCTGTTACAAGTCGCTTCCGGATTTGACGTTGCTGACAATGAGATAGTGAAAAGACTTGAGATCGGAGACCTCGTTATTACGAGTGATATCCCTTTGGCCGCCCAAGTTTTAGAGAAGAGCGGATATGCTCTCAGCCCCCGTGGTGAATTATATTCTTTAGACAGTATCAGGGGGAGCCTCCATATGAGAGAATTTAAGGAGTCTTTACGGGCCTGTGGTGTCGACACCGGTGGTCCGCCACCATTAACCGCAAAAAATCGTAATGCTTTTGCCGGTCACCTTGATAAGCTCTTATCCAAGCGCAATGAAACTTAG
- a CDS encoding translation initiation factor Sui1 — MRNQDSNSRLVYSTESGRICPTCGKQSAQCICKKKKTHIIPKGDGKIRVERSTKGRKGKGATLITGLPLEGPSLKELAKKLKQQCGTGGTVKNGVVEIQGDHRDFLVEHLNSLGYKAIKAGG; from the coding sequence TTGAGGAATCAAGACTCTAACAGTAGGCTTGTTTATTCTACGGAATCAGGAAGGATATGCCCGACCTGTGGAAAGCAATCGGCCCAATGCATTTGTAAAAAGAAGAAAACGCACATTATCCCCAAAGGTGACGGGAAGATCCGTGTGGAAAGATCTACTAAGGGAAGAAAAGGAAAGGGCGCTACGCTCATCACCGGCCTTCCACTTGAAGGTCCATCCTTAAAAGAGCTTGCTAAAAAACTAAAACAACAGTGTGGTACTGGCGGTACGGTAAAAAACGGAGTCGTCGAAATTCAAGGGGATCACCGGGACTTTTTGGTTGAACATCTTAATTCGCTTGGATACAAAGCAATAAAGGCTGGGGGATAG
- a CDS encoding SagB/ThcOx family dehydrogenase, whose amino-acid sequence MKADKLKAYRYFLKDSIRKTIAFNFTDQNQGVPVPPIEKPYPEGATLTDLPGPDEWHMIPQTDLTHAIGNRKSYRVYLNQSLTLEELAYLLWCTQGVRGKRFQGHAYRNVPSAGCRHALETYLAVFNVDDLAPGVYRYLPLSHQLLFEFEDDMLSEKMITASLSQPYPGKSAVTFIWVAIPYRMEWRYGLAAHKVIALDAGHVCQNLYLACEAIDAGTCAIAAYDQEEVDELLGLDGDGEFAIYLAPVGKVKKR is encoded by the coding sequence ATGAAAGCTGACAAACTCAAAGCGTATCGATACTTTCTTAAAGATAGTATTCGTAAAACAATTGCTTTCAACTTTACCGATCAAAACCAAGGTGTTCCCGTCCCACCCATTGAAAAACCATATCCTGAGGGGGCAACTTTAACAGATCTTCCAGGACCTGATGAATGGCATATGATTCCCCAGACAGATCTCACACATGCCATAGGCAACAGAAAGAGCTATCGTGTCTATCTGAATCAAAGCCTTACTTTAGAAGAACTGGCATATCTGCTGTGGTGTACCCAGGGCGTCAGGGGGAAAAGGTTTCAGGGCCATGCATATAGAAATGTTCCTTCTGCCGGATGTCGTCATGCCCTTGAAACCTATCTTGCCGTTTTTAATGTGGATGACCTTGCCCCTGGTGTTTACAGATATTTACCCCTTTCGCATCAACTTTTATTCGAATTTGAAGATGATATGCTGTCAGAAAAAATGATCACTGCGTCCCTCAGCCAGCCTTATCCGGGTAAATCAGCTGTAACTTTCATCTGGGTGGCTATACCATATAGAATGGAATGGCGGTATGGGTTGGCAGCTCATAAGGTCATTGCGCTGGATGCAGGTCATGTTTGCCAGAATCTTTACCTTGCCTGTGAAGCCATTGATGCTGGAACCTGTGCCATAGCAGCTTATGACCAGGAGGAAGTAGATGAACTCCTCGGACTTGATGGTGACGGGGAATTTGCGATATATCTTGCCCCTGTGGGAAAAGTAAAAAAACGGTGA
- a CDS encoding AAA family ATPase, whose product MRGALEKLTVKGFKSIKDLNEFKLGDLNVIIGANGAGKSNFVQIFRMLMAMTQKNFSKFILERGGADNFLFEGPKVTLKIEMGFDFTSHSSNATGPNSYRFELTPTADENFLIYEERKYVTTEWRSYGSPSKESRLYDERNEKSWDGQWKGVGHFVFESISNWMVYHFHDTSSSSPMRRSEIVEDYYKLRGDAANIAPFLLNLKNEAHDYYKRIVDAVRMVTPFFDDFRLDVQKLGEAEKVRLSWHQKGSNFPMQPYHLSDGSIRFICLATALLQPNPPSTIIIDEPELGLHPAAIIVLGELIQVASKQTQVIVATQSPALIDQFGIEDTIVVNREDGASTFKRLREKDFSAWLEDYSVGELWSKNVIAGGPVYE is encoded by the coding sequence ATGAGAGGTGCTTTAGAGAAACTGACTGTCAAGGGATTCAAATCCATTAAAGATCTCAATGAATTCAAACTAGGTGACCTCAATGTCATTATTGGTGCAAATGGAGCCGGAAAAAGTAATTTTGTCCAAATTTTCCGTATGTTGATGGCAATGACTCAGAAAAATTTCAGCAAATTTATTCTTGAGCGTGGAGGAGCGGATAATTTTCTTTTTGAAGGGCCAAAGGTGACTTTAAAAATTGAAATGGGGTTTGATTTCACATCCCACAGTAGTAATGCAACGGGTCCTAATTCATATAGGTTTGAGCTTACACCAACCGCCGACGAAAATTTTCTTATATATGAAGAACGAAAGTATGTCACAACAGAGTGGCGTTCTTATGGAAGCCCATCAAAAGAAAGCCGGTTGTACGATGAACGCAATGAAAAATCATGGGACGGCCAATGGAAGGGAGTAGGACATTTTGTTTTTGAATCCATCTCCAATTGGATGGTCTACCACTTTCATGATACCAGTTCGTCATCCCCCATGCGCCGCTCAGAGATCGTTGAGGACTATTATAAACTAAGGGGCGATGCTGCGAATATTGCCCCGTTCCTCTTAAATCTTAAAAATGAAGCTCACGATTATTATAAGAGAATTGTTGATGCCGTCCGTATGGTCACACCTTTTTTTGATGACTTCCGGTTGGACGTGCAGAAACTTGGTGAGGCGGAAAAAGTCCGACTGAGTTGGCATCAGAAAGGGTCAAATTTTCCAATGCAGCCCTATCATCTATCGGATGGTTCTATTCGCTTTATCTGTCTTGCCACTGCACTATTACAACCAAACCCACCTTCCACGATTATTATAGATGAACCGGAACTGGGTTTGCATCCGGCGGCGATTATAGTGCTTGGAGAACTAATTCAGGTTGCTTCAAAGCAGACCCAGGTCATCGTGGCAACTCAATCTCCTGCGCTTATTGATCAATTTGGCATTGAAGATACCATAGTTGTGAATCGAGAAGATGGTGCTTCAACTTTCAAACGGTTGAGAGAAAAGGACTTTTCTGCATGGTTGGAAGATTACTCAGTAGGCGAACTCTGGTCAAAGAATGTCATTGCGGGAGGGCCGGTTTATGAGTAA
- a CDS encoding DUF4276 family protein: MSNYTEVIAIVEGKTEQIFIESILSPYIGYKNIGLRATQVSKPGQKGGDVRFSRVKRDLELHLKQRPNTYVTTFIDYYGTKEWPGLDLVSEQALPSQIAETINKATKKQVVSLFSEQQAERRFIPFVAVHEFEALLFSDAGILARQLGIDESTVATVISECGSPEAINNDLQTAPSKRLDAWSVNGKFLKTTMGVAIAKEIGIEKIRNECPLFNEWLRTIEEIQNC; this comes from the coding sequence ATGAGTAATTATACTGAAGTGATCGCCATTGTGGAAGGCAAGACAGAACAGATTTTTATTGAGAGTATTCTATCACCGTATATAGGGTATAAAAACATAGGCTTACGTGCAACTCAGGTATCGAAGCCAGGACAAAAGGGGGGAGATGTTCGTTTTTCCCGTGTCAAAAGGGATCTGGAACTGCATTTAAAACAACGGCCAAATACCTATGTTACTACATTTATCGATTATTACGGAACTAAGGAATGGCCAGGCCTTGATTTGGTATCAGAGCAAGCGCTTCCTTCTCAGATTGCCGAGACGATCAATAAGGCTACTAAAAAACAAGTTGTCTCGCTTTTTTCAGAGCAACAGGCAGAACGCCGATTTATACCGTTCGTAGCCGTGCATGAATTTGAAGCACTGCTTTTCAGTGATGCCGGAATTCTTGCCAGGCAACTGGGCATAGATGAATCTACTGTCGCGACGGTCATATCTGAATGTGGTTCTCCCGAAGCAATCAATAATGATCTCCAGACTGCTCCTTCCAAACGTCTGGACGCCTGGTCAGTCAATGGGAAATTTCTGAAAACAACGATGGGAGTGGCCATCGCCAAAGAAATCGGTATAGAAAAAATTAGGAATGAATGTCCTCTTTTCAATGAATGGTTAAGAACTATTGAAGAGATTCAGAATTGTTAG
- a CDS encoding DUF6691 family protein — protein MTIVLSIILGIFFGFALQRVGATNPQNIINMLRLKDFHLMKAIFFAIGISSTLLFLLMAAGIIDPGHLSVKSSYIGVIIGGALLGIGFAVAGYCPGTGLTALADGRKDALFFVGGGLLGALIYTLVYGSIKGSWLFDEIAGGKVMLATGSDKFQALLPIIPGTLLAAAIGVVFMLIAWKLPDKA, from the coding sequence ATGACTATCGTTCTTTCAATCATACTTGGAATATTTTTTGGATTTGCCCTGCAACGGGTTGGCGCTACTAATCCCCAAAATATCATTAATATGCTGCGGTTAAAGGACTTTCACCTGATGAAGGCTATATTTTTCGCCATTGGCATCAGTAGTACCCTATTATTTTTGCTGATGGCCGCTGGCATTATCGACCCTGGGCATCTTTCTGTTAAAAGCAGTTACATTGGTGTAATAATTGGTGGCGCACTTTTAGGCATTGGTTTTGCCGTGGCTGGTTACTGCCCTGGAACAGGTCTGACAGCTCTGGCAGACGGACGAAAGGATGCTTTGTTCTTTGTCGGTGGGGGCCTGCTTGGTGCTTTGATTTACACCCTGGTTTACGGCAGTATCAAAGGCTCTTGGCTCTTTGATGAAATTGCAGGAGGTAAAGTGATGCTGGCCACAGGTTCAGATAAATTCCAGGCACTGTTACCCATCATACCGGGTACGCTATTGGCAGCCGCCATCGGGGTTGTTTTCATGCTCATTGCTTGGAAATTACCAGATAAGGCCTAA
- a CDS encoding YeeE/YedE thiosulfate transporter family protein — protein MNGQLNWFKGGILLGAAFLLAVAFVKPIGVSTQFVIADGIVWNMFSDSVIQKDSESKSGYSSPNAYLNKSGGKYAENVANPINYSFIFVVAMVIGAFLSSRLGGPKPTASDHIAPEVWRQRFGESSILRFVTVFFAGVLVLFGARLAGGCTSGHMMSGMMQTSLSGFLFAAGAFAAAVPVAVLVYKRK, from the coding sequence ATGAACGGACAATTGAATTGGTTCAAAGGTGGTATCCTGCTTGGAGCAGCATTTCTTCTCGCCGTAGCTTTTGTCAAACCCATTGGTGTATCAACCCAGTTTGTTATTGCTGACGGTATTGTCTGGAATATGTTTTCCGATTCAGTGATTCAGAAAGATTCTGAGAGTAAGTCTGGCTACTCCAGCCCTAACGCATATCTGAACAAGAGTGGTGGTAAATACGCTGAAAACGTTGCCAATCCTATCAACTACAGTTTTATTTTTGTTGTTGCTATGGTTATAGGAGCATTTTTATCATCCCGTTTAGGTGGGCCTAAACCGACCGCATCGGACCACATCGCCCCTGAAGTCTGGCGACAGCGCTTCGGAGAAAGTTCCATATTGAGGTTTGTGACGGTATTTTTTGCTGGAGTCTTAGTCCTTTTCGGTGCTCGCCTGGCCGGAGGGTGTACCAGCGGTCACATGATGAGTGGAATGATGCAGACCTCTTTAAGTGGGTTCCTCTTTGCCGCCGGGGCATTTGCCGCCGCAGTTCCTGTAGCTGTTTTAGTATACAAAAGAAAATAG
- a CDS encoding metalloregulator ArsR/SmtB family transcription factor, with translation MNERMGMKQINPQKFEENAEMASKLLKSMSHPSRLMVLCHLMNGECPVSVLNQVIPLSQSALSQHLAALRQADLVDTRRESQVIYYRLKSPAVSEILEALYRIYCNPNNEE, from the coding sequence ATGAATGAACGAATGGGTATGAAACAAATTAACCCCCAAAAATTTGAAGAAAATGCGGAAATGGCTTCAAAGTTGCTCAAGAGTATGAGTCACCCAAGCCGACTAATGGTGCTGTGTCACCTGATGAATGGCGAATGCCCGGTCAGTGTGCTTAACCAGGTTATCCCATTAAGTCAGTCGGCCCTATCCCAGCATCTGGCAGCATTGAGGCAGGCAGATCTTGTGGACACACGAAGGGAGAGCCAGGTGATATATTATCGCCTCAAAAGTCCGGCTGTATCCGAAATACTTGAGGCCCTTTACCGCATTTATTGCAACCCAAACAACGAGGAGTAA
- a CDS encoding toll/interleukin-1 receptor domain-containing protein translates to MTSDKKLFISHSHKDRDFAERLARALMKQGQDVWFDKWEIQPGDSIVSKIFEEGLSNASAFAIVLSKESVRSKWVREELNIATIRRIEDLTRVIPLLKEDVEIPSALRSLHWVDMRAEFDRGVRDIVNALSGFSDKPALGEVPEHLQSIITPVAGLLGIATQN, encoded by the coding sequence ATGACCTCAGATAAAAAACTATTCATAAGTCACTCTCATAAAGATCGTGATTTTGCAGAAAGGCTGGCACGAGCTCTAATGAAACAAGGACAAGATGTATGGTTCGACAAATGGGAAATTCAACCTGGTGATTCAATAGTCAGCAAAATATTCGAGGAAGGACTCTCTAATGCGTCCGCATTTGCAATTGTGCTTTCAAAGGAGAGTGTTCGTTCTAAGTGGGTTCGAGAAGAACTTAATATAGCAACGATTAGGCGTATTGAAGATTTAACTCGCGTGATTCCGCTGCTTAAAGAGGATGTAGAAATCCCCTCCGCACTTCGATCGCTACATTGGGTGGATATGAGAGCTGAATTTGATAGAGGTGTGCGCGATATTGTTAATGCACTTTCTGGGTTCTCTGATAAACCAGCCCTTGGAGAAGTTCCGGAGCACTTGCAATCAATTATTACGCCGGTAGCAGGTTTATTAGGAATTGCAACACAAAATTGA
- a CDS encoding type II toxin-antitoxin system RelE/ParE family toxin: MHKYRLTPSAKSDLIDIWNYTVETWGEKQAEKYLQDVENKLNQLADNPRLGKHRPEIVPGYYSFPVRKHIIFYLISDSYIDIIGILHGKMDIDKNLM; encoded by the coding sequence ATGCATAAATACCGCCTCACTCCTTCTGCAAAATCTGATTTAATAGACATCTGGAATTATACTGTTGAAACTTGGGGTGAGAAGCAAGCTGAAAAATATCTTCAAGATGTTGAGAACAAGCTTAATCAACTTGCAGATAATCCGAGGCTCGGAAAACATCGGCCTGAAATTGTTCCAGGATATTATTCCTTTCCTGTACGGAAACACATCATTTTTTATCTTATTTCAGACAGCTATATTGATATAATTGGTATTTTGCATGGGAAAATGGATATAGACAAAAACTTAATGTAA
- a CDS encoding type II toxin-antitoxin system ParD family antitoxin, producing MHISLTPELETRVKQKVASGYYNNASEVIRDALRFWEKNEELVQHMKLEMLRERLSIGAEQVKRGEFVAQSVSEIITEARNA from the coding sequence ATGCATATCTCACTAACACCTGAGCTTGAAACCCGGGTTAAACAAAAAGTAGCATCAGGTTATTACAACAATGCCAGTGAAGTGATTCGGGACGCTTTACGGTTCTGGGAAAAAAATGAAGAATTAGTACAGCACATGAAACTTGAAATGTTAAGAGAACGGTTATCGATTGGTGCTGAGCAAGTTAAACGGGGAGAATTTGTTGCCCAATCAGTGAGCGAAATTATTACTGAGGCCAGGAATGCATAA
- a CDS encoding YkvA family protein gives MTQKDYSGSYSDQNFWNKITQMPETAGCSVLRAAFTLYVLLKESSTPLWAKTAIIGGLGYLICPLDAIPDPIPGIGFADDLAVMALLISQLYGYMNDSIRKKVDSMLPERCQGVCVEPTSK, from the coding sequence ATGACTCAAAAAGATTATAGTGGTTCATATTCAGATCAAAATTTCTGGAATAAAATAACCCAAATGCCGGAAACAGCAGGATGTTCAGTATTGAGGGCCGCTTTTACACTGTATGTTCTGCTCAAAGAATCGTCCACGCCTTTGTGGGCAAAGACGGCCATTATAGGGGGCTTGGGGTATTTAATTTGCCCTCTGGATGCGATCCCCGATCCTATCCCCGGAATAGGTTTTGCTGATGACCTGGCCGTCATGGCCCTGCTAATCAGCCAATTGTACGGATACATGAATGATAGTATCCGGAAAAAAGTGGACTCTATGCTTCCCGAACGCTGCCAGGGCGTTTGTGTTGAACCTACTTCCAAATAG
- a CDS encoding Panacea domain-containing protein yields MNKLESVMAYFIINYPNKQELSNARLTKLVYLADWFSALILKEQMTSIKWVFNHYGPFVHDIENSAISNPNFEMQTGQNMFGNMKNTITYSGDTNKIELLPDEKKIIQLIIRKTQPLYFNDFIDYVYSTYPVSANERYARLKLVELAEEYRNLKNKNQ; encoded by the coding sequence ATGAATAAATTGGAAAGTGTTATGGCATATTTCATAATCAATTATCCCAATAAGCAAGAGCTATCAAATGCAAGACTAACCAAGTTGGTTTATCTTGCAGATTGGTTTTCTGCGTTGATTTTAAAAGAGCAGATGACTTCTATTAAGTGGGTATTCAATCATTATGGCCCTTTTGTTCATGACATTGAAAATTCGGCTATTTCAAATCCTAATTTTGAGATGCAGACCGGGCAGAACATGTTTGGTAATATGAAAAACACCATAACTTATAGCGGAGATACAAATAAAATTGAATTGCTCCCAGATGAAAAGAAAATAATCCAACTCATAATTCGAAAAACACAGCCATTGTATTTTAACGATTTTATAGACTATGTATACTCAACCTATCCGGTATCAGCTAACGAAAGATACGCCCGCCTTAAACTTGTAGAGCTTGCTGAAGAATATCGGAACCTCAAAAATAAAAATCAATAG
- a CDS encoding PLDc N-terminal domain-containing protein, giving the protein MTPKELVLYVLLIVGVSFVLTMLALIDLLKKDFSTPKEKFVWHLVAIVPVIGWLFYFALGAKKGTRKNFNPK; this is encoded by the coding sequence ATGACACCCAAAGAGCTTGTTTTATATGTACTTCTCATTGTCGGCGTTTCCTTTGTCCTGACCATGCTTGCATTAATTGATCTGCTGAAGAAAGATTTCTCAACACCTAAAGAAAAATTTGTCTGGCACCTTGTGGCTATTGTCCCAGTCATCGGCTGGCTTTTCTACTTTGCCCTGGGCGCCAAAAAAGGCACCCGTAAAAATTTTAATCCAAAATAA
- a CDS encoding lytic murein transglycosylase gives MKKIYPFPKLILRVLVALIICFSVNVCYAQQEAAPDSSGQTNDFYRLTQRLIQDGFDPEKTNALLSNEGFFFDPGGVSLFFVHSESSLNYDQFSSPKSIANAREYMATHKESLYKAQEKFSVDKTIITAILLVETRLGTYLGKRTVINTLSTMAALTDKALAERVWQAISDNKKPDRNAFDKKVDQKSRWGYEELKALISYADREGIDPVAVKGSYAGAMGIPQFMPSNALMLARDGNQDGKVDLFDHDDAIFSVANYLKHHGWKSGLSRQRQHEVLFRYNHSNYYVDALLKISDKLK, from the coding sequence ATGAAAAAAATCTACCCTTTCCCAAAATTGATCCTGAGAGTTCTTGTGGCGCTGATCATCTGTTTTTCTGTTAATGTTTGCTATGCTCAGCAGGAGGCTGCACCGGATAGCTCTGGTCAGACAAATGATTTTTACCGCCTTACCCAACGGCTTATTCAGGACGGGTTTGATCCGGAAAAAACCAATGCTCTGCTGAGCAATGAAGGATTCTTTTTTGATCCAGGGGGTGTCTCTCTGTTTTTTGTCCATTCGGAATCCAGCCTTAATTATGACCAGTTTTCTTCTCCAAAATCTATAGCCAATGCCCGAGAGTATATGGCCACGCATAAGGAGAGCCTATATAAAGCCCAGGAAAAATTTTCAGTGGACAAAACCATTATTACAGCTATCCTTCTGGTAGAAACTCGCTTGGGCACTTACCTTGGCAAGCGTACGGTGATAAACACCTTGTCCACCATGGCAGCGCTTACGGACAAAGCCCTTGCTGAAAGGGTCTGGCAGGCTATATCGGATAATAAAAAACCTGATCGGAATGCTTTTGATAAAAAAGTAGATCAGAAAAGCAGGTGGGGATATGAAGAGCTTAAGGCGCTGATCAGTTATGCTGACCGTGAGGGCATTGATCCTGTTGCTGTTAAAGGCTCCTACGCCGGCGCCATGGGCATTCCTCAGTTCATGCCTTCCAACGCTTTGATGTTGGCCAGGGACGGTAATCAGGATGGGAAGGTGGATTTGTTTGATCACGATGACGCCATTTTTTCAGTGGCCAATTACTTAAAACACCACGGTTGGAAATCGGGTTTGAGCCGTCAGCGCCAGCATGAAGTCCTGTTCCGGTACAACCACTCCAACTATTATGTAGATGCACTGCTCAAGATTTCAGATAAATTAAAATAA